The Methanobacterium sp. sequence TGTTTATACCCATCTTCAGCCCGCAGGGCATTTCTCCATGCAATGTTAACTTCAGTACTCAGGCGGGGGTGTATTAAAACAAAGTACATTGAATGAAGAAGACAAAAAAGCACTCCAATTGTTCAGCGGAAAAATAGGGTTCGAAATAGAAGATATTAGTAATTTTAACCTGGATGAAGTTCTAAAATATGCCCTTGAACTTAAATTAATTAAAGATGACCTGATACCTAACGCACCGTCACCTAAAGTCAAAAAAACAATAGAAAATTTCTTAACAACCCATAATACCTGTACACTTTCCACTTCATACAAAAACAGGGTAAGGTCAACACCAATAGAATACCTCTACATCAACGGATTTATGTACTTTCTAAGTGAAGGGGGAGAAAAATTTTCCAATATCCCACTTAACAAAAATATCTCCGTAGCAGTTTATGACGATTATACCAGTATGAACAGCCTTGCAGGCATGCAGATAACCGGTTCTGCATATATCATTCCAGAGGATACAGATGAATATTACGATGTAATTAAAATGAAAGGTTTAAACGAGAATTTTATAAAAAATCTGCAGTTTAACATGAACATAATTAAAATAGAAATTAATAAGATCGAATTTTTATATTCCAAATTTAAAGAAATGGACTTTGAGCCAAAACAGATTTATTTTTTCCCTAAACATCTTTAAGGAATTTTAAAATTAATTCCAGCAGAAACTGTAAATTTTCAGGGATAAGAACATTATGTCCCGTATTTTCAAGTATTACACGTTTTGATCCATCTATAATTCTATGAGTCTGCCCTGCAAGTTCATCTGGAATTAAAACATCTTCTTTTCCAGAAATTATTAAAGCTGGTTTTGAGATCACCGATATTTTGTCTTTAACATCAAATTCCATACACGCATCAACAGTATTGATCAGCGATTCTACAGACTCTGTTTTAACTTTTTCTTCCTTAATCTGCTCAAGTTCTGCCTTATTCTCATTAATTAATTTGGGAATTAAAACTAAAGGCAATATCTCGTCAAAAAATGCCGCAAATCCCCCTCCAATCAGAGACTCCCTGAGCTTCAGGAAAGTTTCATTTAATTTAGAATCAACAAAACTGAAACTGGACATCAAAACTATTGATGAAACCATTTCAGGGTAATTAACTGCCAAATCCTGGACTACAGCCCCTCCCACAGAAAAACCTATGAAGTGGGCCTTTCTTATGTTTAACTCATTGAGAAGAGAATATACATCCCTACTGAACTGTTCAATGAAATAAGGGCCCTTTGGTTTGCCGGAACTACCATGCCCTCTAAGATCTAAAGCTACTGTCCTGTAATTTCTTGATAATTGAGGGATTAAAGGAGCCCAAAACCTCAAATCATCAGATAAACCGTGGATTAAAATTAAAGGGCACCCCTCACCTTTTTCAATGTAGTTAAGTTTAACACCGCTGATTTCTGGCATCAAATATCCTCCAGCTCCAATTAGTTTTATATGCTTATGCAAACCATTTCTATTTATATATTCCTTTTTAAAGCCGGTATAAATAAAATTAGATGATAAAAATTTTATATAATACAAGATACACAAATATTTCCAACACATATAAAACTATTTAATGTTAAATACATTCAAATAAGGTTAATACTAAACTATAACAAACTAAATTTAGGACTTGTCACTAATGAGTCTTGTTTTAAAGTTGAATTAATCACAAAAGTTCATTTAACACTTTTTTGCACATAATTCTGGATGTATGAAAATATTTATGAATATAATCCAGTACATACGCTTCAAAATCCAAAAATAGTTTATTGCAGATATATATACTTTATTTTGGGTTGTACAACACAACAGAGAGGGAAATAACAGCCCCATTACCCCTGTCCCTCTCTGATTATTACTGGACTTCCACCCAATTTAGGTAAAAATTTAATTATACCTCACCACTTCATAATTAACTCCATTGTCTGTCACATTAACTAAAATATAGTGGTAAAATAGTTTTCAGCATTATTAACACCAGCATGAGGATTGCTTAGAGTAGATCCCGCACCTCCCGTTGTTATAAATAATGTTTTGCCCCACACTCCGCGGAAATAGCCGGGGATATGTGATGTGAAAAGCATGGTGACGTTGTACTCGTCAAAAAGGTTATTGAAGATTTTTGCAGTAGTTAAATTTGCCTAAACTGAGACCTTCACCTTTAGAATTATACCTAATGTCATATAGAGGAATGTACATAAATATAAATCAGTATTTATAATTTTGGCTCTTTTTAAGCTCGTTTTTCAGCCAGTTCATCTGAGTGCCGTTAACATTTGAG is a genomic window containing:
- a CDS encoding pyridoxamine 5'-phosphate oxidase family protein; translation: MNEEDKKALQLFSGKIGFEIEDISNFNLDEVLKYALELKLIKDDLIPNAPSPKVKKTIENFLTTHNTCTLSTSYKNRVRSTPIEYLYINGFMYFLSEGGEKFSNIPLNKNISVAVYDDYTSMNSLAGMQITGSAYIIPEDTDEYYDVIKMKGLNENFIKNLQFNMNIIKIEINKIEFLYSKFKEMDFEPKQIYFFPKHL
- a CDS encoding alpha/beta fold hydrolase, with the translated sequence MPEISGVKLNYIEKGEGCPLILIHGLSDDLRFWAPLIPQLSRNYRTVALDLRGHGSSGKPKGPYFIEQFSRDVYSLLNELNIRKAHFIGFSVGGAVVQDLAVNYPEMVSSIVLMSSFSFVDSKLNETFLKLRESLIGGGFAAFFDEILPLVLIPKLINENKAELEQIKEEKVKTESVESLINTVDACMEFDVKDKISVISKPALIISGKEDVLIPDELAGQTHRIIDGSKRVILENTGHNVLIPENLQFLLELILKFLKDV